In Brevibacterium pigmentatum, the sequence CTGCAGTACCGCGGGTACCCGATCGAACAGCTCGCCGAACAGTCGAACTTCGTCGAAGTCTGCTACCTCCTCATCTACGGTGAGCTGCCGACTCAGGAACAGTACGACGCCTTCGACGCTCGCCTGCGCGGACACACCATCGTCCACGAGGATCTGCGCCGCTTCTTCCGCGCGTTCCCGTACGATGCCCATCCGATGCCCATGGTGGCAGCTGCGGTCGCGGCTTTGTCGACGTTCTACCAAGATGACCTCGATGTCTTTGACGAAGACCAGATCGACACCTCGTCGTTCCGTCTGCTCGCGAAGATGCCGACCATCGCCGCTCTCGCGCACCGGAAGAACATGGGCCTGCCGGTCATCCACCCGGATAATTCGCTCAGCCTCGTGGAGAACTTCCTGCGTGTGAACTTCGGCGTTCCCGCTGAGGAGTATGAGCCGGATCCGCTGGCGGTCAAGGCCATGGATCAGTTGTTCATCCTCCACGCCGACCACGAGCAGAACTGCTCGACCTCGACTGTGCGTCTCGTCGGCTCCTCGCAGGCGAATGTGTTCCAGTCGATCTCGGCCGGCGTCAATGCCCTGGCCGGACCGCTGCACGGCGGCGCGAACTCCGCAGTTCTCGAGATGCTCGAGCAGATCGCGGCCTCGGACGACGGACCGAAGAAGTTCATGGAACGCGTGAAGAACAAGGAAGACGGCGTTCGTCTCATGGGCTTCGGACACCGCGTTTACAAGAACTACGATCCGCGTGCGAAGATCATCAAGAAGACGGCGGACGAGGTGCTCGCCCGTTCCGGCGGCGA encodes:
- a CDS encoding citrate synthase, which gives rise to MTSEANLRIADKELTLPEVSAAAGNNGYRIGSLLKETGSVTYDPGFANTATTSSSITYIDGDNGELQYRGYPIEQLAEQSNFVEVCYLLIYGELPTQEQYDAFDARLRGHTIVHEDLRRFFRAFPYDAHPMPMVAAAVAALSTFYQDDLDVFDEDQIDTSSFRLLAKMPTIAALAHRKNMGLPVIHPDNSLSLVENFLRVNFGVPAEEYEPDPLAVKAMDQLFILHADHEQNCSTSTVRLVGSSQANVFQSISAGVNALAGPLHGGANSAVLEMLEQIAASDDGPKKFMERVKNKEDGVRLMGFGHRVYKNYDPRAKIIKKTADEVLARSGGDPLLELAQQLEEIALADDYFVERKLYPNVDFYTGLIYKALGFPTNMFTVLFSVGRLPGWIAQWREMIKDPETKIGRPRQIYTGEYNRTYKDISER